One Rhodococcus jostii RHA1 DNA segment encodes these proteins:
- a CDS encoding helix-turn-helix transcriptional regulator — MEDSARLQVDPWVEMRKVITGPLPDIATRFSRFLGRWWPHDALVIFTRECTGRPRKVAGNREIVDRVTIDELDEIKQSIEPGGVVAGIRSLGGGRRRVWAVRDSGDTLLVLVPRPSQAGPPEPDGVAAMFGIVATSIQQQVAQASPDYLAESRAASSERARTIAELTEVHEATLSSILGTLRSNDLDDRRSRITASETASAALIALRSAGAADRALSEEAVTTAFARLQGELRPMLRHREVDVDYVDPPADGRPLPGEVAHAARAMVRAIVLAFGAQPVLSRLRIAWDCDGDNVLIEVRDQGPGTIDRNALTRQLSGRLHTLRGHIDVESIDGWGSRVSLTIPLDPPAARPGEQLLSTLNPRELEVLAHLAVGKRNKAIATELGISESTIKFHVASVLKKLDVANRGEAGAIGIQAGIMAHETPRPA, encoded by the coding sequence GTGGAGGACTCGGCTCGGTTGCAGGTCGACCCCTGGGTGGAGATGCGGAAGGTGATCACGGGACCGCTCCCGGACATCGCGACCCGCTTCTCCCGGTTCCTGGGCCGATGGTGGCCGCACGACGCGCTGGTGATCTTCACCCGGGAGTGCACCGGACGCCCCCGCAAAGTCGCCGGAAACCGCGAGATAGTCGACCGAGTGACCATCGACGAACTCGACGAGATCAAACAATCCATCGAACCCGGCGGTGTCGTCGCCGGAATCCGTTCACTGGGAGGTGGACGCCGCCGGGTCTGGGCGGTCCGCGACTCCGGCGACACGCTGCTCGTCCTGGTCCCGCGGCCATCTCAGGCCGGCCCACCCGAGCCCGATGGGGTCGCGGCGATGTTCGGGATCGTCGCGACCTCCATCCAGCAACAGGTGGCACAGGCCAGCCCTGACTATCTCGCCGAGTCACGGGCGGCGTCGAGTGAACGCGCCCGCACCATCGCCGAACTGACGGAGGTGCACGAGGCGACCCTGTCGTCGATCCTCGGAACCCTCCGATCGAACGACCTCGACGATCGGCGGTCGCGCATCACCGCGAGCGAGACGGCATCGGCCGCACTGATCGCGCTGCGATCGGCGGGTGCCGCCGATCGGGCCCTGTCAGAGGAGGCGGTCACCACGGCATTCGCCAGGTTGCAGGGCGAACTACGCCCCATGCTGCGGCATCGGGAGGTCGACGTCGACTATGTCGACCCGCCGGCCGACGGCCGTCCGCTTCCGGGTGAGGTGGCGCACGCGGCGCGCGCGATGGTTCGCGCCATCGTGCTGGCCTTCGGCGCCCAACCGGTGCTGAGTCGTTTGCGGATCGCGTGGGACTGCGACGGTGACAACGTGCTGATCGAGGTCCGTGACCAGGGGCCCGGCACCATCGACCGCAACGCGTTGACTCGGCAACTGTCCGGACGCTTACACACCCTGCGCGGCCACATCGATGTCGAGTCAATCGACGGCTGGGGCAGCCGGGTGTCCCTGACGATTCCACTCGATCCCCCCGCAGCGCGGCCCGGCGAGCAACTCCTGTCGACATTGAATCCGCGCGAACTCGAAGTCCTCGCCCACCTCGCGGTCGGCAAACGGAACAAGGCCATCGCCACCGAACTAGGCATTAGCGAAAGCACCATCAAATTCCACGTCGCGAGCGTGCTGAAGAAACTCGACGTCGCCAACCGAGGCGAGGCGGGAGCGATCGGCAT
- the hxlB gene encoding 6-phospho-3-hexuloisomerase — translation MTVTVEQTRTRFSDGRRIVLDENERLLNSVAAEQWDRAGSLITSARAVFVIGNGRSGLAVQMAAMRLMHLGLRVHVAGEVTAPAIGDGDLLIAVSGSGTTASVVGAADTANKVGASVLAVTTAPDSPLARRADEVLILPAADKQDHSAAITAQYAGSLFEQSVLLAFDALFQALWHNVDQTAERLWERHANIG, via the coding sequence ATGACCGTCACCGTCGAGCAGACACGCACACGGTTCAGTGACGGGCGCCGCATCGTGCTCGACGAGAACGAGCGCCTACTCAATTCCGTTGCCGCCGAACAGTGGGACCGCGCCGGATCCTTGATCACGTCCGCACGCGCGGTGTTCGTCATCGGCAACGGGCGCAGCGGCCTGGCCGTCCAGATGGCCGCGATGCGACTGATGCACCTCGGCCTGCGCGTCCATGTGGCCGGGGAGGTCACCGCCCCTGCCATCGGCGACGGCGATCTGCTGATTGCCGTCTCCGGGTCGGGCACCACCGCCTCGGTCGTCGGCGCAGCCGATACCGCGAACAAGGTGGGTGCCTCGGTGCTCGCTGTGACCACCGCGCCGGACTCGCCGCTCGCCCGGCGCGCCGACGAGGTCCTGATCCTGCCCGCGGCCGACAAGCAGGACCACAGCGCAGCCATCACCGCCCAGTACGCGGGCAGCCTGTTCGAACAGTCCGTGCTCCTCGCCTTCGACGCACTGTTCCAGGCGCTGTGGCACAACGTCGATCAGACCGCCGAGCGGCTGTGGGAACGCCACGCCAACATCGGTTGA
- the hxlA gene encoding 3-hexulose-6-phosphate synthase, which yields MTKLQVAVDLLTTADALALTNKVAPYVDIIELGTPLIKSAGLSAISAIKAAHPDKEVFADLKTADAGFLEADLAFSAGADLVTVLGAAGDATIKGAVEAGKKHGKKVVADLIGVQNRVERAREIAKLGVAFVEIHAGLDEQAQPGYSIQTLLDDGKIAGVPFSVAGGVKVDTIAAVRDAGADVAVAGGAIYSAEDPAVAAKALKDALTK from the coding sequence ATGACGAAGCTGCAGGTTGCCGTCGATCTACTCACCACCGCCGACGCGCTGGCCCTGACCAACAAGGTGGCCCCGTACGTCGACATCATCGAACTCGGCACCCCGCTGATCAAGAGCGCCGGCCTCAGCGCCATCAGCGCGATCAAGGCGGCGCACCCGGACAAGGAGGTCTTCGCCGACCTCAAGACCGCCGACGCCGGCTTCCTCGAGGCCGACCTGGCCTTCTCCGCCGGCGCGGACCTGGTCACCGTCCTCGGCGCCGCCGGTGACGCCACCATCAAGGGTGCCGTCGAGGCAGGCAAGAAGCACGGCAAGAAGGTCGTCGCCGACCTGATCGGCGTGCAGAACCGTGTCGAGCGGGCCCGCGAGATCGCCAAGCTCGGTGTCGCGTTCGTCGAGATCCACGCCGGCCTCGACGAGCAGGCCCAGCCCGGCTACTCCATTCAGACCCTCCTCGACGACGGCAAGATCGCCGGTGTCCCGTTCTCCGTCGCCGGTGGCGTCAAGGTCGACACCATCGCCGCCGTCCGTGACGCGGGTGCGGACGTCGCCGTCGCCGGTGGCGCCATCTACAGCGCCGAGGACCCCGCCGTGGCCGCGAAGGCACTCAAGGACGCACTCACCAAGTAG